Proteins co-encoded in one Flavobacterium sp. M31R6 genomic window:
- a CDS encoding type IX secretion system membrane protein PorP/SprF, with translation MNFKIRSIITFLFISSFAFSQEGIPVYSDYLSDNYYLIFPSMAGASNCSKLRLTARKQWFDQTDAPALQTLSYNGRVGERSGIGAIVFNDVNGYHSQFGFKATYAHHIMFSRDEVDLNQLSFGVNVGVNQSQLDETDFMNSGDYDPALGNVVQHASYFNLDIGASYNLLDFSFNAVVKNVLETRQTIYTEYESDNLRKFIVSGGYVFGNADKILLEPSLLFQFVDKTKESSLDMNLKAYKNLDMGQLWGGLSYRRSFDGAQYSNGSGTNSQKLQYITPILGFNYKNFMFAYTYTHLLGDIQYESGGFHQLTLGINFLCKPVKYDCNCPAIN, from the coding sequence ATGAATTTCAAGATTAGGTCTATAATTACGTTTTTATTTATAAGTTCTTTTGCGTTTTCTCAGGAAGGAATTCCGGTATATTCGGATTATTTATCGGATAATTATTACTTGATTTTTCCATCCATGGCGGGAGCTTCCAATTGTTCTAAACTTAGACTTACAGCCCGTAAACAATGGTTTGATCAGACTGATGCCCCGGCACTTCAAACTTTGAGTTATAATGGTAGAGTGGGAGAAAGATCTGGGATAGGAGCAATCGTTTTTAATGATGTCAATGGGTATCATTCTCAATTTGGTTTCAAGGCTACTTATGCCCATCATATTATGTTTTCCAGAGATGAAGTTGATTTGAATCAATTGTCATTTGGTGTCAACGTTGGGGTCAATCAAAGTCAATTGGACGAAACTGATTTTATGAATTCAGGAGATTATGATCCGGCTCTTGGAAATGTAGTTCAACATGCCTCTTATTTTAATTTGGATATTGGAGCGTCATATAATTTACTTGATTTTAGTTTTAATGCTGTAGTCAAAAATGTTTTGGAAACGAGACAGACTATTTATACCGAATACGAAAGTGACAACTTGCGAAAATTTATCGTTAGTGGAGGTTATGTTTTTGGTAATGCCGACAAAATTTTATTAGAACCTTCGCTTTTGTTTCAATTTGTGGATAAGACGAAAGAGAGTTCATTGGACATGAACTTGAAAGCTTATAAAAATTTGGATATGGGACAATTGTGGGGTGGCTTGTCTTATAGAAGAAGTTTTGATGGAGCTCAGTACAGTAACGGAAGCGGAACGAATAGCCAGAAATTACAATATATTACACCTATTCTTGGGTTTAATTATAAAAACTTTATGTTTGCCTATACTTATACTCATTTATTGGGCGATATTCAATATGAAAGTGGTGGATTTCATCAACTTACTTTGGGTATTAACTTTTTGTGTAAACCTGTAAAATACGATTGTAATTGTCCCGCAATTAATTAA
- a CDS encoding gamma carbonic anhydrase family protein, which yields MIIKAVNGKSPAIPEDCYVAENATIVGDVTFGSQCSVWFNAVIRGDVHFITIGNKVNIQDGAVVHCTYQKHPTIIGNNVSIGHNAIVHGCTIHDNVLIGMGAIVMDNCVIGSNSIIGAGSVITQNTIVEPGTIWAGVPAKKVKDIDQSNFAGEIERISNNYVMYSSWFKEE from the coding sequence ATGATAATAAAGGCTGTAAACGGAAAATCACCGGCTATTCCAGAAGATTGTTATGTAGCCGAAAACGCTACTATTGTTGGCGATGTTACTTTTGGTTCGCAATGTAGTGTTTGGTTCAATGCGGTAATTCGCGGAGATGTTCATTTTATTACTATTGGTAATAAAGTTAACATTCAAGATGGAGCGGTTGTTCATTGTACCTATCAAAAACATCCAACCATTATTGGAAATAATGTTTCCATAGGCCATAATGCAATTGTGCATGGCTGTACGATTCATGACAATGTATTAATAGGCATGGGGGCAATTGTTATGGATAATTGCGTTATTGGGAGCAATTCAATTATTGGAGCGGGATCAGTGATTACACAAAATACAATTGTTGAGCCAGGTACCATTTGGGCGGGTGTTCCTGCCAAGAAAGTAAAAGATATTGACCAGTCTAATTTCGCTGGAGAAATAGAACGTATTTCCAATAATTACGTGATGTATTCGAGCTGGTTTAAAGAGGAATAA
- a CDS encoding LytTR family DNA-binding domain-containing protein: MKCVIIDDEPLAVDLLVEFVGRVDSLELVTTFTNAIDAISIINQSQIDLIFLDIEMPHFSGIDFINAIEKKPLIIFTTAYSNYAVEGFNLGAVDYLVKPIPFNRFLKSVLRAQQIFAPKNLPIETSTASTPEIENDFMFVRAEYENVKINFADILFIEGLKDYVKIYTTDNKYTLTLISLIKLENLLSSKGFARIHRSYIINIKHVKSIQKNKVLIAEKRIPISESYKTSFFEKINI; the protein is encoded by the coding sequence ATGAAATGTGTCATTATAGACGACGAACCATTAGCAGTAGATTTATTGGTGGAATTTGTTGGAAGAGTCGATTCATTGGAACTCGTTACCACATTTACTAACGCAATAGATGCCATATCTATAATCAACCAATCCCAGATTGATTTGATTTTCTTGGACATCGAAATGCCGCATTTTTCGGGAATTGATTTCATCAATGCCATCGAGAAAAAACCTTTAATCATCTTTACGACTGCTTATTCCAATTATGCTGTTGAAGGATTCAATCTTGGTGCGGTGGATTATTTAGTAAAACCTATTCCTTTTAACCGTTTTCTGAAATCTGTTTTACGGGCTCAACAAATCTTTGCTCCCAAAAATCTACCAATAGAAACTTCTACAGCAAGTACACCAGAAATTGAAAATGATTTTATGTTCGTTCGCGCCGAATATGAAAATGTAAAAATTAATTTTGCAGATATTTTATTTATCGAAGGGTTGAAAGATTATGTCAAAATATACACCACCGACAATAAATATACGCTTACCCTAATTAGTTTAATAAAACTGGAAAACCTACTATCATCCAAAGGTTTTGCTAGAATCCATCGTTCCTATATCATCAATATCAAGCACGTTAAATCGATCCAAAAAAACAAGGTTTTAATTGCCGAAAAAAGGATTCCTATCAGCGAAAGCTATAAAACTTCCTTCTTTGAAAAAATAAACATTTGA
- a CDS encoding sensor histidine kinase: MRPPNVINFSKIPLGDKNIEHRIHRRNQPIFFQLVPSFFYILIVAISTIIKTLSEFYDDQQNKLIAESQRTSTELNYLRKQTNPHFLFNSLNSIYSLAHKKSDLVPDAIVTLSEMMRYMLYETDNKTVLLEKEIDYIKNYIELQKLRLNNIENISINIHGDTKNKFIEPMLLISFIENAFKYGTDYKGTAYVKIVITIEENILTFWVENKIENNKKDPENSGIGLSNIKNRLNLLYPNAHELNLSATETKYSVHLILKLDQIQLQANSAFVPTS, translated from the coding sequence ATGAGACCACCGAATGTAATAAATTTTTCTAAAATACCGCTCGGAGATAAAAATATAGAACATAGAATCCACAGAAGAAACCAACCCATTTTCTTTCAACTTGTTCCTTCATTCTTTTATATTTTGATCGTTGCCATTAGTACAATAATTAAAACATTATCTGAGTTTTATGATGACCAACAAAATAAATTAATTGCCGAAAGCCAAAGAACTTCTACGGAGTTGAACTATTTAAGAAAGCAAACCAATCCACACTTTTTATTCAATTCACTCAATAGCATTTACTCGTTGGCCCATAAAAAATCTGACTTGGTGCCCGATGCTATCGTGACTTTATCCGAAATGATGCGTTACATGCTTTATGAAACGGACAATAAAACGGTTTTACTTGAAAAGGAAATCGATTACATTAAAAATTATATTGAATTACAAAAATTAAGACTCAACAACATTGAAAACATTAGCATAAATATTCATGGTGACACTAAAAATAAATTTATAGAACCCATGTTATTAATTTCATTTATTGAAAATGCCTTCAAATACGGGACCGATTATAAAGGAACTGCTTATGTCAAAATTGTTATAACAATTGAAGAAAACATATTGACATTTTGGGTCGAAAATAAAATAGAAAACAACAAAAAGGATCCTGAAAACTCAGGTATAGGATTGTCAAATATTAAAAACAGACTTAATTTGCTTTATCCAAACGCACATGAGCTAAATCTATCAGCTACAGAGACAAAGTATTCAGTACATTTGATTTTAAAACTGGATCAAATTCAACTGCAAGCAAATTCAGCTTTTGTACCAACATCATAA
- a CDS encoding DUF4907 domain-containing protein, with amino-acid sequence MFNLLIITFLIGLLIFIFCQKEKKLNVQSIKINHGWGYAITNNNQIIIKQTIIPAISEHKSFQTEKEAIAVGKLVIKKLNANKSPTITKNELILLKIRL; translated from the coding sequence ATGTTCAATTTATTAATAATTACATTTTTAATAGGACTGCTGATTTTTATTTTTTGCCAAAAGGAAAAAAAATTAAATGTTCAATCCATAAAGATTAATCATGGCTGGGGATATGCTATTACAAATAACAATCAAATAATTATAAAGCAAACAATCATCCCGGCTATTAGTGAGCACAAAAGTTTTCAAACAGAGAAAGAAGCTATAGCTGTAGGGAAATTGGTAATAAAAAAATTGAACGCCAATAAATCGCCAACGATTACAAAAAATGAATTAATTTTATTAAAAATAAGACTGTAA
- a CDS encoding kelch repeat-containing protein, with protein MKHLKKGIFLSTLLIGLISISCSNDDTEDKLGNWIKKSAFDGPARSSATSFVIGTYAYVTTGYTGDEYLNDLWAYNSDGDYWEQKADFIGIARSSGSGFELNGKGYVGLGYDGTNKLKDFFEYNPDTNTWAQKADFTGSARYGAVGFQVGGKAYLGTGYDGNYLKDFYQYNATDNSWTQVNGFSGNKRRNATVFVIDDIAYLGTGINSGVNQVDFWAFDPSTDVWTRKRDLDDDESDHDTYSIKRANASSFAINGLGYITCGESGNTIWEYNPKTDIWKEKTALEGSGRSDATGITINGQKGFVMLGKSGTSYFDDIWEFKPNEEQNDDDN; from the coding sequence ATGAAACATTTAAAAAAAGGAATATTTCTTAGCACGTTACTCATCGGTTTAATTTCAATCAGTTGCAGCAATGATGACACAGAAGACAAACTAGGAAACTGGATAAAAAAATCAGCATTTGATGGGCCGGCACGATCTAGTGCGACAAGCTTCGTAATAGGAACTTATGCATATGTAACCACAGGTTACACAGGAGACGAATATTTAAATGATTTATGGGCTTACAATTCCGATGGAGATTATTGGGAGCAAAAGGCCGATTTTATAGGTATTGCAAGAAGTTCTGGATCAGGTTTTGAATTAAATGGAAAAGGATACGTCGGTCTGGGCTATGACGGAACCAATAAATTAAAAGACTTTTTTGAATACAATCCAGACACCAATACTTGGGCACAAAAAGCAGATTTTACAGGATCTGCCAGATATGGAGCCGTGGGTTTTCAAGTAGGAGGAAAAGCATATCTCGGAACAGGATATGATGGCAATTATTTAAAAGATTTTTACCAATACAATGCAACAGATAATTCTTGGACACAAGTCAATGGATTTAGTGGCAACAAAAGAAGAAACGCCACCGTTTTTGTTATTGATGACATTGCCTATTTAGGTACAGGAATAAACAGTGGCGTCAATCAAGTTGATTTTTGGGCATTTGACCCGAGTACAGATGTTTGGACAAGAAAAAGAGATTTGGATGATGATGAGAGCGATCATGACACCTACTCCATTAAAAGAGCCAACGCATCCAGTTTTGCAATTAATGGTTTAGGATATATTACTTGCGGTGAAAGCGGAAATACCATTTGGGAGTACAATCCCAAAACAGACATTTGGAAAGAAAAAACAGCCCTTGAAGGTTCAGGAAGATCGGATGCGACAGGAATAACAATCAACGGACAGAAAGGTTTTGTTATGTTAGGAAAATCAGGAACATCGTACTTTGATGATATATGGGAATTTAAACCAAACGAGGAGCAAAATGACGATGATAACTAA
- a CDS encoding DUF6268 family outer membrane beta-barrel protein: protein MRINNFTKIFILIPIFSVYAQKGFTIDLNIKTEPIENGSIKQTGIGIFFFKDIGTKNKLTNTFKYKSTTVTDEIETYLLKNYVTNYSSTHFIGFENIFEFSHQIAEKTKLKIAIEPTANYEGNFDISDISILGGIELSQSLNKNNSIDLGIKRMTVFGKPEILPTFSFNHKFNNETYLKLGFPNSELAYSNSIRNKFSLNNDFSGSSYNLYSPIATDDTNAITKLGFSQIETTLQFERNMETSWYVSLKGGYSSNKEFKFSDENRTNEMNQTLKNGGIFSISIKYKL from the coding sequence ATGAGAATAAACAACTTTACGAAGATTTTTATTTTGATTCCAATATTTAGTGTTTATGCACAAAAAGGATTCACAATTGATTTGAACATAAAAACCGAACCGATAGAAAATGGTTCCATAAAACAAACTGGAATTGGGATATTCTTTTTTAAAGACATTGGAACTAAAAATAAATTGACGAATACTTTTAAATACAAAAGCACAACAGTTACAGATGAAATTGAAACCTATCTATTAAAAAATTATGTTACAAATTATAGTAGCACTCACTTTATTGGTTTTGAAAACATTTTTGAATTTTCTCACCAAATAGCAGAAAAAACAAAGTTGAAAATAGCAATAGAGCCAACAGCTAATTATGAAGGTAATTTTGACATTTCAGACATAAGCATATTAGGAGGTATTGAACTTAGTCAATCATTAAATAAAAATAATAGTATAGATCTGGGAATAAAAAGAATGACCGTTTTTGGTAAACCCGAAATACTTCCAACGTTTTCATTCAATCATAAATTCAACAATGAAACTTATTTAAAATTAGGATTTCCAAATTCGGAACTAGCCTATTCCAATTCGATTCGAAATAAATTCAGCCTAAACAATGACTTTAGCGGAAGCAGTTACAATCTATATTCTCCTATTGCAACGGATGATACAAATGCCATTACAAAATTGGGCTTCTCTCAAATAGAAACCACATTACAATTCGAAAGGAATATGGAGACCTCTTGGTATGTCAGTCTCAAAGGTGGCTATTCATCAAACAAAGAATTTAAATTTTCTGATGAAAATAGAACAAACGAGATGAATCAAACCTTAAAAAATGGAGGCATCTTTTCTATTAGTATAAAATACAAACTTTAA
- a CDS encoding DUF4270 family protein, which yields MYKFLILMFFGLLIFSCDSDVDAGEFVVGADYLALKNKVLSIDTVTVDVSTIKLDSLVTSNESRILVGNYDDPLFGKVKSDSYFQVSASSFNIYRGNSDTEATGYVFDSIAMILRYDNYYYADTTKVQTLNIHRVIKKFKPNVNDISFYSNSALEYNSASLGTITYRPKPIGRDSINIKLDNEFGLELFNKFKNNEITTSSDFTEYLKGFVVTSSSNTSGSVIGFNLSSVLRLYYSKGKGGTEDFHKMDFTVLDATKQFNSISSDRSGTLINDLPLSKMNLSSQYTGNAGFIQSGTGIVCRVDFPNIKQLKYLAAKGAIVDAKLIMKPVKNSYSKMCPLPEKLSVYVVDKLNRIKTSLTNSSGESMVATLNNENDEFDESVSYQLSLGSFLQKEMLKESDSKSGLIFTLPILSKVVDRVVLGDQTNKESEMKLQIYYITY from the coding sequence ATGTACAAGTTTTTGATTTTGATGTTTTTTGGGTTATTAATATTCTCTTGTGATTCTGATGTTGATGCTGGCGAATTTGTTGTAGGAGCAGATTATCTAGCCTTAAAAAATAAAGTGCTCTCAATAGATACGGTCACCGTTGATGTTTCTACCATAAAGCTGGATTCTTTGGTTACTTCTAATGAAAGTAGAATCTTGGTAGGGAATTATGATGATCCTCTTTTTGGGAAAGTGAAGTCGGATAGCTATTTCCAGGTTTCTGCATCTTCATTTAATATTTACCGTGGAAATTCCGATACAGAGGCAACAGGTTATGTATTTGATTCCATTGCGATGATTCTAAGATATGATAATTACTATTATGCTGATACTACCAAAGTTCAGACTTTAAATATTCATAGGGTAATCAAAAAGTTCAAACCCAATGTGAATGATATAAGCTTTTATAGTAATTCTGCTTTAGAGTATAATTCTGCGAGTTTAGGTACAATAACTTATAGGCCAAAGCCAATAGGCAGGGATAGTATCAATATTAAATTGGATAATGAATTTGGATTGGAGCTTTTTAATAAGTTTAAGAATAATGAAATTACTACTTCCAGTGATTTTACAGAATATTTAAAAGGTTTTGTAGTTACTTCAAGTTCTAATACTTCAGGTAGTGTGATTGGATTCAATTTGTCTAGTGTACTTCGATTGTACTATTCCAAAGGGAAAGGAGGTACCGAAGATTTTCATAAAATGGATTTTACTGTTTTGGATGCCACTAAGCAGTTTAACTCAATTTCATCAGATAGGTCAGGAACTTTAATTAATGATTTGCCATTGTCAAAAATGAATTTATCCAGCCAATATACTGGTAATGCTGGATTCATTCAATCTGGTACGGGAATAGTCTGTCGTGTCGATTTTCCAAATATAAAACAACTAAAATACCTTGCAGCAAAAGGAGCCATAGTCGATGCAAAGTTAATAATGAAACCCGTCAAGAATTCGTATTCGAAAATGTGTCCATTGCCAGAGAAATTAAGTGTTTATGTAGTTGATAAGTTGAATCGAATAAAAACGTCGCTTACAAATTCGAGTGGTGAGAGTATGGTTGCAACTTTAAATAATGAGAATGATGAATTTGATGAAAGTGTGAGTTATCAACTGTCGCTAGGTTCTTTTTTGCAAAAAGAAATGCTGAAAGAGTCGGATTCGAAGAGTGGTTTAATCTTTACGTTACCTATTTTATCCAAAGTTGTAGATAGAGTTGTATTGGGGGACCAGACCAATAAAGAAAGTGAAATGAAATTACAAATCTATTATATAACGTATTAA
- a CDS encoding OmpP1/FadL family transporter encodes MKKSCPFLVLVFFSSFIAYSQSIATSPYSLYGLGSLYEANFGLIPSLGTAGIALPSDNFINNKNAASLVNIPANNFFFEVGGKGIQSSFEDNLKKENRNNFQFSHFAFAFPINNKSAVSVAMMPYSSSSFKISGLKIPILDSSNEYYYLNVMGTGGLNNLDFSYAYKLSNKVSLGFSASVLFGNTTDERTYEINSSVTSIDKKVSYSGIRPILGSQFKMNPSLTFGLNVKSPTRVNATKIQSVTVVNGTGTSTLETDEKSNTDDFYLPLEVGVGFNKAFKNKLSIAFDYEKRFWDATNQSDMYGNFSNQEKFALGLSYQKAKASRSYFDRIKYAAGVNYDTGYLEVDNKKIEDKNFSIGASLPLDHLSSALFISYTYGQKGQITNSLVQENYHKLTLNLNLDGIWFVRKKLE; translated from the coding sequence ATGAAAAAGAGTTGCCCTTTTTTGGTTTTAGTGTTTTTTTCTTCCTTTATTGCTTACTCTCAAAGTATTGCTACTTCGCCCTACTCGCTTTATGGATTGGGAAGTTTGTATGAAGCTAATTTTGGATTAATTCCATCTCTTGGTACTGCCGGCATAGCATTGCCTTCGGATAATTTTATCAATAACAAAAATGCAGCTTCACTTGTTAATATTCCGGCGAATAATTTCTTTTTTGAAGTGGGAGGTAAAGGCATTCAATCCTCTTTTGAAGATAATCTAAAAAAAGAAAATCGGAACAATTTTCAGTTTTCCCATTTTGCTTTTGCCTTTCCTATTAATAATAAATCGGCAGTTAGCGTTGCTATGATGCCTTATTCCAGTTCTTCTTTTAAAATTTCTGGATTAAAAATACCGATACTGGATAGTAGTAATGAGTATTATTATTTGAACGTAATGGGGACAGGTGGATTGAATAATTTGGATTTTTCGTATGCCTATAAATTGAGCAATAAAGTATCCTTAGGTTTTTCTGCCTCAGTCCTTTTTGGGAATACAACTGATGAAAGGACGTATGAAATCAATAGCTCAGTTACCAGTATAGATAAAAAAGTAAGTTATAGTGGTATTCGACCTATTTTGGGGTCACAATTCAAAATGAACCCGTCGTTGACTTTTGGATTAAATGTAAAATCGCCAACACGTGTAAATGCAACCAAAATTCAATCTGTTACTGTTGTAAATGGTACCGGTACTTCTACTTTGGAGACAGATGAAAAATCCAATACAGACGATTTTTATTTACCTTTAGAAGTAGGGGTTGGTTTCAATAAAGCCTTTAAAAACAAACTAAGTATAGCTTTTGATTACGAGAAAAGATTTTGGGATGCTACCAATCAATCCGATATGTATGGTAATTTTTCCAATCAAGAAAAGTTTGCGTTGGGATTGTCTTATCAAAAAGCAAAAGCATCAAGAAGTTATTTTGACCGAATAAAATATGCTGCAGGGGTTAATTATGACACGGGATATTTGGAAGTGGACAATAAAAAAATTGAGGATAAGAATTTTTCAATTGGAGCTTCACTGCCATTAGATCATCTATCTTCGGCTTTGTTTATTTCCTATACTTATGGACAAAAAGGGCAAATAACCAATTCATTGGTTCAAGAAAATTATCATAAACTAACTTTGAATCTTAATTTAGATGGTATCTGGTTTGTTAGGAAAAAGCTAGAATAG
- the murI gene encoding glutamate racemase encodes MTNDRPIGVFDSGIGGTSIWKAIHDLLPNEQTIYLADSKNAPYGQKSKAEIIALSMKNTDLLIEMGCKLIVVACNTATTNAIQELRAKYSIPFIGIEPAIKPAATHSKTQTIGILATKGTLNSELFNKTTEKYQDIKIIEQIGYGLVQLIEDGQINSPEMTELLNSYLTPMIEANIDYLVLGCSHYPYLIPQIKKILPEHIHIIDSGEAVAKQTQNILRDKVGFSTAKSTAPIFYTNTNPKVLTEILENKYQVEEKDF; translated from the coding sequence ATGACAAACGATAGACCAATTGGTGTTTTTGATTCTGGAATTGGAGGAACTTCCATCTGGAAAGCCATTCATGATTTACTGCCAAATGAACAAACAATCTACCTAGCCGACAGCAAAAATGCCCCTTATGGGCAAAAATCAAAAGCAGAAATCATTGCTTTAAGCATGAAAAACACAGATTTATTGATTGAAATGGGCTGCAAGCTAATTGTGGTAGCCTGCAATACTGCAACAACCAATGCTATCCAAGAATTAAGAGCAAAATACTCCATTCCGTTTATTGGTATTGAACCTGCCATAAAACCTGCGGCAACACACTCCAAAACTCAAACAATAGGAATCTTGGCCACAAAAGGGACTTTGAACAGTGAACTTTTCAATAAGACCACAGAAAAATATCAAGACATCAAAATCATCGAGCAAATAGGCTATGGATTGGTTCAATTAATCGAAGATGGTCAAATCAATTCTCCGGAAATGACCGAATTACTTAATTCTTATTTAACTCCAATGATTGAAGCCAATATTGACTATCTCGTATTGGGTTGCAGTCATTACCCCTATTTAATTCCACAAATAAAAAAAATCCTTCCGGAACACATTCACATCATTGATTCTGGAGAGGCTGTTGCCAAACAAACTCAAAACATACTTAGAGACAAGGTAGGCTTTTCAACAGCCAAAAGCACCGCTCCAATTTTCTACACAAACACCAATCCAAAAGTTTTAACTGAAATTTTAGAAAACAAATACCAAGTTGAAGAAAAGGATTTCTAA
- a CDS encoding OmpH family outer membrane protein produces the protein MKQFKTLLIAAILFLGATQISNAQTKVAHVDVNEIMSKLPAMLDAQKQLEKLSGTYDADYKKMVEEYQAKLKKYEAESATVTEAVNQERSKEVQDMQKRIVDFRDNAQKELQTKQEEIVKPIMEKVKASIQKVGKAKGFQYVLDGSTLLLADGTNITVDVKKDLGF, from the coding sequence ATGAAACAATTCAAAACTTTACTAATTGCTGCGATACTATTTTTAGGTGCAACTCAAATTTCAAATGCTCAAACAAAAGTAGCTCACGTTGATGTAAATGAAATCATGTCTAAATTGCCTGCTATGCTTGATGCCCAAAAACAATTGGAGAAATTGAGTGGTACTTATGATGCAGACTACAAAAAGATGGTTGAAGAATACCAAGCAAAATTAAAAAAGTACGAAGCTGAATCTGCAACAGTTACTGAGGCCGTAAATCAAGAACGTTCTAAAGAAGTTCAAGATATGCAAAAAAGAATTGTTGACTTTAGAGACAATGCTCAAAAAGAATTACAGACAAAACAAGAAGAAATTGTTAAGCCAATTATGGAAAAAGTAAAAGCTTCTATACAAAAAGTAGGAAAAGCTAAAGGTTTCCAATATGTTCTTGACGGATCTACACTTTTACTTGCTGATGGAACAAACATCACTGTTGACGTGAAAAAAGACTTAGGTTTTTAA
- a CDS encoding OmpH family outer membrane protein, protein MRKEFLFIILSLIVLTTVKAQTKGNKVGYIDMEYILQNVPDYIEAKAQLEQKAQKWKQEIEAKKLEINKLTEALKAEKPLLTAELIEERETEIKFLESEKLDYQQKRFGPNGDLIIQKAGLVKPIQDQVFTAVQDIAEAKKYDFIFDKSSHLTILFAAKRFDISDQVIRVLNRTEKREQLTKKQQKEEEAKENKEDELDENPVLAEREKALLDKKAAREKLVADKKAAQEEARKQYEEKRKQLLAEREAKKNGTVVAPVKTEGVNTFTPNTTENTTTTKTTTEEVKPNIQEERKKALEEKRKKILEEREATKKAAEEKRLKEIQDREALKKANEEKLK, encoded by the coding sequence ATGAGAAAAGAATTTTTATTTATAATTTTATCCCTTATTGTTTTAACGACAGTAAAGGCTCAAACCAAAGGAAATAAAGTAGGCTACATTGATATGGAATACATATTGCAAAATGTACCAGACTATATAGAGGCCAAAGCACAATTAGAACAAAAAGCACAGAAATGGAAACAAGAAATCGAGGCTAAAAAATTAGAAATTAACAAACTGACCGAAGCTTTAAAAGCTGAAAAACCATTGTTGACAGCCGAATTAATTGAAGAAAGAGAAACGGAAATAAAGTTCCTCGAATCTGAAAAATTAGATTATCAGCAAAAAAGATTTGGCCCTAATGGGGATTTAATAATACAAAAAGCCGGATTAGTTAAGCCTATACAAGATCAAGTTTTCACAGCTGTTCAAGATATAGCTGAGGCCAAAAAATATGACTTTATATTTGACAAATCTTCACATTTAACCATTCTTTTTGCCGCAAAAAGATTTGATATTAGTGATCAAGTGATTCGGGTATTAAATCGAACAGAAAAAAGAGAACAATTAACCAAAAAACAGCAAAAAGAAGAAGAGGCTAAAGAGAATAAAGAAGACGAATTAGACGAAAATCCTGTTCTAGCCGAAAGAGAAAAAGCATTATTAGATAAAAAAGCCGCTCGAGAAAAATTGGTCGCTGATAAAAAAGCGGCTCAAGAAGAAGCTCGCAAACAATACGAAGAAAAAAGAAAACAATTACTAGCCGAAAGAGAAGCGAAAAAAAATGGCACAGTTGTTGCACCTGTTAAAACTGAGGGAGTAAATACTTTCACACCAAATACAACTGAGAACACAACTACAACAAAAACGACAACCGAAGAGGTTAAGCCAAATATACAAGAAGAGCGTAAAAAAGCGCTAGAAGAAAAAAGAAAAAAAATACTTGAAGAAAGAGAAGCTACAAAAAAAGCAGCTGAAGAGAAAAGACTAAAAGAAATTCAAGACAGAGAAGCTTTGAAAAAAGCTAATGAAGAAAAATTAAAATAA